A stretch of Malus sylvestris chromosome 11, drMalSylv7.2, whole genome shotgun sequence DNA encodes these proteins:
- the LOC126590620 gene encoding putative UDP-glucose glucosyltransferase isoform X5, with amino-acid sequence MGTEIIPTHMFLVCFPGQGHINPMLRLGKRLAAKGFLVSFSTTENFGKEMRAANSGISDEPTPVGDGFIRFEFFDDGLPEQDPKRTDFDYYMPLLELVGKDLVTQMIKRHANEGRPVSCLVNNPFIPWVCDIGTELGIPCATLWVQSCAVLSAYYHYHSKTVPFPTETEPNLDVQLPSMPLLKHDEIPSFLHPSDQFQVFGRAILGQFKRLSKSMYVLIDTFQELEPEVIEHMSQFCMVKPVGPLFKNPKPPKTTISGDLIKADDCLEWLDSKPPTSVVYISFGSIVYLKQEQVDEIAHGLLSSGVSFLWVMKPAIKEYGFEEHVLPDKFLEKVGDKGKVVKWSPQEQVLGHPSVACFVTHCGWNSSVEALTSGVPVVTFPQWGDQVTNAKFLVDVFGVGLRLSRGAAENRLSMRDEVGKCLLEATVGQRAIELKQNALKWKLAAEAAVAEGCSSDQNLQDFLDEIIFRSFKLDFS; translated from the exons ATGGGAACTGAAATTATTCCTACTCATATGTTTCTTGTGTGTTTTCCAGGACAGGGACACATAAACCCTATGCTCAGATTAGGCAAACGCCTAGCTGCAAAGGGGTTTTTGGTCAGCTTCTCCACCACTGAAAACTTTGGCAAGGAGATGAGAGCAGCCAACAGTGGCATCAGTGATGAACCCACACCTGTGGGCGACGGTTTTATCAGGTTTGAGTTTTTTGACGATGGTCTTCCAGAACAGGACCCTAAACGCACGGACTTCGACTACTACATGCCACTGCTTGAACTTGTGGGCAAGGATTTGGTAACCCAGATGATCAAACGGCATGCCAATGAAGGTCGTCCAGTTTCATGCCTTGTGAACAACCCATTCATTCCGTGGGTTTGTGACATTGGCACTGAGCTTGGAATCCCTTGTGCCACGCTTTGGGTTCAGTCGTGTGCTGTGCTCTCGGCTTATTACCATTATCACAGCAAGACAGTGCCATTTCCGACGGAAACCGAGCCAAATTTGGATGTTCAGCTGCCAAGTATGCCGCTTTTGAAGCACGATGAGATACCCAGCTTCTTGCACCCTTCCGACCAATTTCAG GTTTTCGGGAGGGCGATTTTAGGCCAGTTCAAGAGGTTATCAAAATCAATGTATGTGTTGATAGACACGTTCCAAGAGCTCGAGCCAGAGGTCATCGAGCACATGTCCCAGTTCTGCATGGTGAAGCCCGTTGGCCCCTTATTCAAGAACCCAAAACCTCCCAAAACAACCATAAGTGGAGACCTAATTAAAGCTGATGATTGTCTCGAGTGGCTCGATTCCAAGCCTCCAACATCTGTTGTATACATCTCTTTTGGTAGTATTGTGTACTTAAAGCAAGAGCAAGTTGATGAGATTGCTCATGGATTATTGAGCTCTGGGGTATCATTTTTATGGGTTATGAAGCCAGCCATCAAAGAGTATGGATTCGAAGAACATGTTTTACCTGATAAGTTCTTGGAAAAAGTTGGGGATAAAGGAAAAGTGGTGAAATGGAGTCCACAAGAACAGGTTTTAGGTCACCCATCTGTCGCATGTTTTGTAACTCACTGTGGCTGGAACTCTTCAGTTGAAGCACTCACTTCAGGCGTGCCAGTTGTGACATTTCCTCAGTGGGGTGACCAAGTCACCAATGCAAAGTTCTTAGTGGATGTGTTTGGTGTAGGGCTTAGATTGAGCCGTGGGGCGGCTGAGAATAGATTGAGCATGAGAGACGAGGTGGGGAAGTGTTTGTTGGAGGCAACAGTTGGACAGAGGGCAATAGAATTGAAGCAAAACGCATTGAAATGGAAGCTGGCAGCGGAAGCGGCGGTGGCTGAGGGCTGCTCCTCCGACCAGAATCTTCAAGATTTTCTGGATGAGATTA
- the LOC126590620 gene encoding putative UDP-glucose glucosyltransferase isoform X4, translating to MGTEIIPTHMFLVCFPGQGHINPMLRLGKRLAAKGFLVSFSTTENFGKEMRAANSGISDEPTPVGDGFIRFEFFDDGLPEQDPKRTDFDYYMPLLELVGKDLVTQMIKRHANEGRPVSCLVNNPFIPWVCDIGTELGIPCATLWVQSCAVLSAYYHYHSKTVPFPTETEPNLDVQLPSMPLLKHDEIPSFLHPSDQFQVFGRAILGQFKRLSKSMYVLIDTFQELEPEVIEHMSQFCMVKPVGPLFKNPKPPKTTISGDLIKADDCLEWLDSKPPTSVVYISFGSIVYLKQEQVDEIAHGLLSSGVSFLWVMKPAIKEYGFEEHVLPDKFLEKVGDKGKVVKWSPQEQVLGHPSVACFVTHCGWNSSVEALTSGVPVVTFPQWGDQVTNAKFLVDVFGVGLRLSRGAAENRLSMRDEVGKCLLEATVGQRAIELKQNALKWKLAAEAAVAEGCSSDQNLQDFLDEISVWVKIGTLGSKGS from the exons ATGGGAACTGAAATTATTCCTACTCATATGTTTCTTGTGTGTTTTCCAGGACAGGGACACATAAACCCTATGCTCAGATTAGGCAAACGCCTAGCTGCAAAGGGGTTTTTGGTCAGCTTCTCCACCACTGAAAACTTTGGCAAGGAGATGAGAGCAGCCAACAGTGGCATCAGTGATGAACCCACACCTGTGGGCGACGGTTTTATCAGGTTTGAGTTTTTTGACGATGGTCTTCCAGAACAGGACCCTAAACGCACGGACTTCGACTACTACATGCCACTGCTTGAACTTGTGGGCAAGGATTTGGTAACCCAGATGATCAAACGGCATGCCAATGAAGGTCGTCCAGTTTCATGCCTTGTGAACAACCCATTCATTCCGTGGGTTTGTGACATTGGCACTGAGCTTGGAATCCCTTGTGCCACGCTTTGGGTTCAGTCGTGTGCTGTGCTCTCGGCTTATTACCATTATCACAGCAAGACAGTGCCATTTCCGACGGAAACCGAGCCAAATTTGGATGTTCAGCTGCCAAGTATGCCGCTTTTGAAGCACGATGAGATACCCAGCTTCTTGCACCCTTCCGACCAATTTCAG GTTTTCGGGAGGGCGATTTTAGGCCAGTTCAAGAGGTTATCAAAATCAATGTATGTGTTGATAGACACGTTCCAAGAGCTCGAGCCAGAGGTCATCGAGCACATGTCCCAGTTCTGCATGGTGAAGCCCGTTGGCCCCTTATTCAAGAACCCAAAACCTCCCAAAACAACCATAAGTGGAGACCTAATTAAAGCTGATGATTGTCTCGAGTGGCTCGATTCCAAGCCTCCAACATCTGTTGTATACATCTCTTTTGGTAGTATTGTGTACTTAAAGCAAGAGCAAGTTGATGAGATTGCTCATGGATTATTGAGCTCTGGGGTATCATTTTTATGGGTTATGAAGCCAGCCATCAAAGAGTATGGATTCGAAGAACATGTTTTACCTGATAAGTTCTTGGAAAAAGTTGGGGATAAAGGAAAAGTGGTGAAATGGAGTCCACAAGAACAGGTTTTAGGTCACCCATCTGTCGCATGTTTTGTAACTCACTGTGGCTGGAACTCTTCAGTTGAAGCACTCACTTCAGGCGTGCCAGTTGTGACATTTCCTCAGTGGGGTGACCAAGTCACCAATGCAAAGTTCTTAGTGGATGTGTTTGGTGTAGGGCTTAGATTGAGCCGTGGGGCGGCTGAGAATAGATTGAGCATGAGAGACGAGGTGGGGAAGTGTTTGTTGGAGGCAACAGTTGGACAGAGGGCAATAGAATTGAAGCAAAACGCATTGAAATGGAAGCTGGCAGCGGAAGCGGCGGTGGCTGAGGGCTGCTCCTCCGACCAGAATCTTCAAGATTTTCTGGATGAGATTA gtgtttgggttaaaattggtactttgggctcaaaaggaAGTTAG
- the LOC126590620 gene encoding putative UDP-glucose glucosyltransferase isoform X7: MGTEIIPTHMFLVCFPGQGHINPMLRLGKRLAAKGFLVSFSTTENFGKEMRAANSGISDEPTPVGDGFIRFEFFDDGLPEQDPKRTDFDYYMPLLELVGKDLVTQMIKRHANEGRPVSCLVNNPFIPWVCDIGTELGIPCATLWVQSCAVLSAYYHYHSKTVPFPTETEPNLDVQLPSMPLLKHDEIPSFLHPSDQFQVFGRAILGQFKRLSKSMYVLIDTFQELEPEVIEHMSQFCMVKPVGPLFKNPKPPKTTISGDLIKADDCLEWLDSKPPTSVVYISFGSIVYLKQEQVDEIAHGLLSSGVSFLWVMKPAIKEYGFEEHVLPDKFLEKVGDKGKVVKWSPQEQVLGHPSVACFVTHCGWNSSVEALTSGVPVVTFPQWGDQVTNAKFLVDVFGVGLRLSRGAAENRLSMRDEVGKCLLEATVGQRAIELKQNALKWKLAAEAAVAEGCSSDQNLQDFLDEINFEL, encoded by the exons ATGGGAACTGAAATTATTCCTACTCATATGTTTCTTGTGTGTTTTCCAGGACAGGGACACATAAACCCTATGCTCAGATTAGGCAAACGCCTAGCTGCAAAGGGGTTTTTGGTCAGCTTCTCCACCACTGAAAACTTTGGCAAGGAGATGAGAGCAGCCAACAGTGGCATCAGTGATGAACCCACACCTGTGGGCGACGGTTTTATCAGGTTTGAGTTTTTTGACGATGGTCTTCCAGAACAGGACCCTAAACGCACGGACTTCGACTACTACATGCCACTGCTTGAACTTGTGGGCAAGGATTTGGTAACCCAGATGATCAAACGGCATGCCAATGAAGGTCGTCCAGTTTCATGCCTTGTGAACAACCCATTCATTCCGTGGGTTTGTGACATTGGCACTGAGCTTGGAATCCCTTGTGCCACGCTTTGGGTTCAGTCGTGTGCTGTGCTCTCGGCTTATTACCATTATCACAGCAAGACAGTGCCATTTCCGACGGAAACCGAGCCAAATTTGGATGTTCAGCTGCCAAGTATGCCGCTTTTGAAGCACGATGAGATACCCAGCTTCTTGCACCCTTCCGACCAATTTCAG GTTTTCGGGAGGGCGATTTTAGGCCAGTTCAAGAGGTTATCAAAATCAATGTATGTGTTGATAGACACGTTCCAAGAGCTCGAGCCAGAGGTCATCGAGCACATGTCCCAGTTCTGCATGGTGAAGCCCGTTGGCCCCTTATTCAAGAACCCAAAACCTCCCAAAACAACCATAAGTGGAGACCTAATTAAAGCTGATGATTGTCTCGAGTGGCTCGATTCCAAGCCTCCAACATCTGTTGTATACATCTCTTTTGGTAGTATTGTGTACTTAAAGCAAGAGCAAGTTGATGAGATTGCTCATGGATTATTGAGCTCTGGGGTATCATTTTTATGGGTTATGAAGCCAGCCATCAAAGAGTATGGATTCGAAGAACATGTTTTACCTGATAAGTTCTTGGAAAAAGTTGGGGATAAAGGAAAAGTGGTGAAATGGAGTCCACAAGAACAGGTTTTAGGTCACCCATCTGTCGCATGTTTTGTAACTCACTGTGGCTGGAACTCTTCAGTTGAAGCACTCACTTCAGGCGTGCCAGTTGTGACATTTCCTCAGTGGGGTGACCAAGTCACCAATGCAAAGTTCTTAGTGGATGTGTTTGGTGTAGGGCTTAGATTGAGCCGTGGGGCGGCTGAGAATAGATTGAGCATGAGAGACGAGGTGGGGAAGTGTTTGTTGGAGGCAACAGTTGGACAGAGGGCAATAGAATTGAAGCAAAACGCATTGAAATGGAAGCTGGCAGCGGAAGCGGCGGTGGCTGAGGGCTGCTCCTCCGACCAGAATCTTCAAGATTTTCTGGATGAGATTA ATTTTGAGCTGTAG
- the LOC126590620 gene encoding putative UDP-glucose glucosyltransferase isoform X6: protein MGTEIIPAHMVLVCFPGQGHINPMLRLGKRLAAKGFLVSFSTTENFGKEMRAANSGISDEPTPVGDGFIRFEFFDDGLPEQDPKRTDLDYYMPQLELVGKDLVTQMIKRHANEGRPVSCLVNNPFIPWVCDIGTELGIPRATLWVQSCAVFSAYYHYHSKAVWFPTETEPNLDVQLPGMPILKHDEIPSFLHPFDRFQVLGRAILGQFKKLSKSIYVLIDTFQELEPEVIEHMSQFCIVKPVGPLFKNPKPPQTTISGDLMKADDCLEWLDSKPPTSVVYISFGSIVYLKQEQVDEIAHGLLSSGVSFLWVMKPPIKECGFEEHVLPDKFLEKVGDKGKVVKWSPQEQVLAHPSIACFVTHCGWNSSVEALTSGVPVVTFPQWGDQVTNAKFLVDVFGVGLRLSRGAAENRLSMRDEIGKCLLEATVGHKAIELKQNALKWKLAAESAVAEGGSSDQNLQDFLDEIIFRSFKLDFS, encoded by the exons ATGGGAACTGAAATTATTCCCGCTCATATGGTTCTTGTGTGTTTCCCAGGACAGGGACACATAAACCCTATGCTCAGATTAGGCAAACGCCTAGCTGCAAAGGGGTTTTTAGTCAGCTTCTCCACCACTGAAAACTTTGGCAAAGAGATGAGAGCAGCCAACAGTGGCATCAGTGATGAACCCACACCTGTCGGCGATGGTTTTATCAGGTTTGAGTTTTTTGACGATGGTCTTCCAGAACAGGACCCTAAACGCACGGACTTGGACTACTATATGCCACAGCTTGAACTTGTGGGCAAGGATTTGGTAACCCAGATGATCAAACGGCATGCCAATGAAGGTCGTCCAGTTTCATGCCTTGTGAACAACCCATTCATTCCATGGGTTTGTGACATTGGCACTGAGCTTGGGATCCCTCGTGCCACGCTTTGGGTTCAGTCGTGTGCTGTGTTCTCAGCTTATTACCATTATCACAGCAAGGCAGTGTGGTTTCCGACCGAAACCGAGCCAAATTTGGATGTTCAGCTGCCCGGTATGCCAATTTTGAAGCACGATGAGATACCCAGCTTCTTGCACCCTTTCGACCGATTCCAG GTTTTGGGGAGGGCGATTTTAGGCCAGTTCAAGAAGTTATCAAAATCAATATATGTGTTGATAGACACGTTCCAAGAGCTCGAGCCTGAGGTCATCGAGCACATGTCCCAGTTCTGCATAGTGAAGCCTGTTGGCCCCTTATTCAAGAACCCAAAACCTCCCCAAACAACCATAAGTGGAGACCTAATGAAAGCTGATGATTGTCTTGAGTGGCTCGATTCCAAGCCTCCAACATCTGTTGTATACATCTCTTTTGGTAGTATTGTGTACTTAAAGCAAGAGCAAGTTGATGAGATTGCTCATGGATTATTGAGCTCTGGGGTCTCATTTTTATGGGTTATGAAGCCACCCATCAAAGAGTGTGGATTCGAAGAACATGTTTTACCTGATAAATTCTTAGAAAAAGTTGGAGATAAAGGAAAAGTGGTGAAATGGAGTCCACAAGAACAGGTTTTAGCTCACCCATCTATCGCATGTTTTGTAACTCACTGTGGCTGGAACTCTTCAGTTGAAGCACTCACTTCAGGCGTGCCAGTTGTGACATTTCCCCAGTGGGGTGACCAAGTCACCAATGCAAAGTTCTTAGTGGATGTGTTTGGTGTAGGGCTTAGATTGAGCCGTGGGGCGGCTGAGAATAGATTGAGCATGAGAGACGAGATAGGGAAGTGTTTGTTGGAGGCAACAGTTGGACACAAGGCAATAGAATTGAAGCAAAACGCATTGAAATGGAAGCTGGCAGCGGAATCGGCGGTGGCTGAGGGCGGCTCCTCCGACCAGAATCTTCAAGATTTTCTGGATGAGATTA
- the LOC126590620 gene encoding putative UDP-glucose glucosyltransferase isoform X3, with translation MGTEIIPTHMFLVCFPGQGHINPMLRLGKRLAAKGFLVSFSTTENFGKEMRAANSGISDEPTPVGDGFIRFEFFDDGLPEQDPKRTDFDYYMPLLELVGKDLVTQMIKRHANEGRPVSCLVNNPFIPWVCDIGTELGIPCATLWVQSCAVLSAYYHYHSKTVPFPTETEPNLDVQLPSMPLLKHDEIPSFLHPSDQFQVFGRAILGQFKRLSKSMYVLIDTFQELEPEVIEHMSQFCMVKPVGPLFKNPKPPKTTISGDLIKADDCLEWLDSKPPTSVVYISFGSIVYLKQEQVDEIAHGLLSSGVSFLWVMKPAIKEYGFEEHVLPDKFLEKVGDKGKVVKWSPQEQVLGHPSVACFVTHCGWNSSVEALTSGVPVVTFPQWGDQVTNAKFLVDVFGVGLRLSRGAAENRLSMRDEVGKCLLEATVGQRAIELKQNALKWKLAAEAAVAEGCSSDQNLQDFLDEISNRIEAKRIEMEAGSGIGGG, from the exons ATGGGAACTGAAATTATTCCTACTCATATGTTTCTTGTGTGTTTTCCAGGACAGGGACACATAAACCCTATGCTCAGATTAGGCAAACGCCTAGCTGCAAAGGGGTTTTTGGTCAGCTTCTCCACCACTGAAAACTTTGGCAAGGAGATGAGAGCAGCCAACAGTGGCATCAGTGATGAACCCACACCTGTGGGCGACGGTTTTATCAGGTTTGAGTTTTTTGACGATGGTCTTCCAGAACAGGACCCTAAACGCACGGACTTCGACTACTACATGCCACTGCTTGAACTTGTGGGCAAGGATTTGGTAACCCAGATGATCAAACGGCATGCCAATGAAGGTCGTCCAGTTTCATGCCTTGTGAACAACCCATTCATTCCGTGGGTTTGTGACATTGGCACTGAGCTTGGAATCCCTTGTGCCACGCTTTGGGTTCAGTCGTGTGCTGTGCTCTCGGCTTATTACCATTATCACAGCAAGACAGTGCCATTTCCGACGGAAACCGAGCCAAATTTGGATGTTCAGCTGCCAAGTATGCCGCTTTTGAAGCACGATGAGATACCCAGCTTCTTGCACCCTTCCGACCAATTTCAG GTTTTCGGGAGGGCGATTTTAGGCCAGTTCAAGAGGTTATCAAAATCAATGTATGTGTTGATAGACACGTTCCAAGAGCTCGAGCCAGAGGTCATCGAGCACATGTCCCAGTTCTGCATGGTGAAGCCCGTTGGCCCCTTATTCAAGAACCCAAAACCTCCCAAAACAACCATAAGTGGAGACCTAATTAAAGCTGATGATTGTCTCGAGTGGCTCGATTCCAAGCCTCCAACATCTGTTGTATACATCTCTTTTGGTAGTATTGTGTACTTAAAGCAAGAGCAAGTTGATGAGATTGCTCATGGATTATTGAGCTCTGGGGTATCATTTTTATGGGTTATGAAGCCAGCCATCAAAGAGTATGGATTCGAAGAACATGTTTTACCTGATAAGTTCTTGGAAAAAGTTGGGGATAAAGGAAAAGTGGTGAAATGGAGTCCACAAGAACAGGTTTTAGGTCACCCATCTGTCGCATGTTTTGTAACTCACTGTGGCTGGAACTCTTCAGTTGAAGCACTCACTTCAGGCGTGCCAGTTGTGACATTTCCTCAGTGGGGTGACCAAGTCACCAATGCAAAGTTCTTAGTGGATGTGTTTGGTGTAGGGCTTAGATTGAGCCGTGGGGCGGCTGAGAATAGATTGAGCATGAGAGACGAGGTGGGGAAGTGTTTGTTGGAGGCAACAGTTGGACAGAGGGCAATAGAATTGAAGCAAAACGCATTGAAATGGAAGCTGGCAGCGGAAGCGGCGGTGGCTGAGGGCTGCTCCTCCGACCAGAATCTTCAAGATTTTCTGGATGAGATTA GCAATAGAATTGAAGCAAAACGCATTGAAATGGAAGCTGGCAGCGGAATCGGCGGTGGCTGA
- the LOC126590626 gene encoding uncharacterized protein LOC126590626, whose product MFYIVDSLIEAALSLFRCIRSRFAGIWLLLELKKVKLSFERGKKGKGHGKRTKREQKNGFCYFNALEIQSMQRSRVENRATLAQRNDSHHPTNATAAISIVVLEESHRFTNSSGGPVIFWSCNKRSVMWSNQWLSV is encoded by the exons ATGTTTTACATTGTGGATTCACTTATAGAAGCTGCACTCTCATTGTTTAGGTGTATAAGGAGTCGATTCGCAGGCATTTGGTTGCTTCTGGAACTGAAGAAAGTAAAG TTATCGTTTGAAAGAGGTAAAAAGGGAAAGGGACACGGGAAGAGGACAAAAAGAGAACAAAAGAATGGTTTCTGCTATTTCAATGCtttag AAATTCAAAGCATGCAGAGATCTCGAGTCGAAAACAGAG CAACTCTTGCACAGCGAAATGACTCCCACCACCCAACAAATGCAACTGCTGCAATTTCAATTGTAGTTCTTGAAGAAAG TCACAGATTTACCAACAGTTCCGGCGGTCCTGTTATTTTTTGG AGTTGCAACAAGAGATCAGTGATGTGGTCGAATCAGTGGCTGAGCGTCTGA